One genomic segment of Tursiops truncatus isolate mTurTru1 chromosome 4, mTurTru1.mat.Y, whole genome shotgun sequence includes these proteins:
- the SLC51A gene encoding organic solute transporter subunit alpha, translated as MEPDRTQIKLDPRYTADLLEVLKTNYSIPSACFSHPPTAAQLLRASGPVEISLTVIMTLLALGSVAIFLEDAVYLYKNTYCPIKRKTLLWSSSAPTIVSVFCCFGLWIPRALMLVEMAITSFYAMCFYLLMQVMVEGFGGKEAVVRTLKDTPVMIHTGPCCCCCPCCPQLMLTRKKLQLLMLGPFQYAFFKITLSLVGLFLLPDGIYDPADISEKSTALWINVFLGVSTLLALWTLGILFRQAKLHLGEQNIGAKFVLFQVLLILTALQPSIFSVLANGGQIACSPPFSSKIRSQVMNCHLLILETFLITVLTRIYYRRKDDKVGYEPFSSPNLDLNLKAGGGLLGQ; from the exons atGGAGCCAGATAGGACTCAGATAAAGCTTGATCCCAG GTACACGGCAGATCTTCTGGAGGTACTGAAAACCAATTACAGCATTCCCTCTGCCTGCTTCTCTCACCCTCCCACAGCAGCCCAACTTCTGAGAG CATCAGGCCCTGTGGAAATTTCTCTCACGGTCATCATGACCTTGCTTGCCCTGGGCTCAGTTGCCATCTTCCTGGAGGATGCTGTCTACCTATACAAGAACACTTACTGCCCCATCAAGAGGAAGACTCTGCTCTGGAGCAGCTCTGCGCCCACG ATAGTGTCTGTGTTCTGCTGCTTTGGTCTCTGGATCCCTCGTGCCCTCATGCTCGTGGAAATGGCCATAACCTC GTTTTATGCGATGTGCTTTTACCTGCTGATGCAGGTCATGGTGGAAGGCTTTGGTGGGAAGGAGGCAGTAGTAAGGACACTGAAGGACACCCCAGTGATGATCCACACAggcccctgctgctgctgctgcccctgctgcccaCAACTCATGCTCACCAG GAAAAAGCTTCAGCTGCTGATGTTGGGCCCCTTCCAGTATGCCTTCTTCAAGATAACACTGAGCCTGGTGGGCCTGTTTCTCCTCCCTGATGGCATCTATGACCCAGCAGAT ATTTCAGAGAAGAGCACAGCTCTATGGATCAACGTTTTCCTTGGTGTGTCCACCCTGTTAGCTCTGTGGACCCTGGGCATCCTTTTTCGTCAAGCCAAGCTGCACCTGGGCGAGCAGAACATAGGAGCCAAATTTGTTCTGTTCCAG GTTCTCCTTATTCTGACTGCCCTGCAGCCATCCATCTTCTCAGTCTTGGCCAACGGTGGGCAGATTGCTTGTTcgcctcccttttcttctaaaatcaggtCTCAAG TGATGAACTGCCACCTCCTCATCCTGGAGACTTTTCTGATAACCGTGCTCACACGAATATACTACCGAAGGAAAGACGACAAGGTTGGATATGaacctttctcttctccaaaCCTGGATTTGAACCTCAAAGCTGGAGGTGGACTGCTTGGACAATGA
- the ZDHHC19 gene encoding palmitoyltransferase ZDHHC19 isoform X1, which yields MADRAAEGPLAPTLLSLCDVTLRLLSLHPGLWLLRLLWPWGPWSQQWGGSLGALVSPGAMGGPAMPLLKEPHSPPQAPPSWILPSLFAAFNVVLLVVFSGLFFAFPCRWLAQNGEWAFPIVTGLLFILTFFSLVSLNFSDPGILHQGSNEQGPTMVHVVWVNHRAFRLQWCPKCCFHRPPRTYHCPWCNICVEDFDHHCKWVNNCIGHRNFRFFMLLVLSLCLYSGAMLVTCLIFLVRTTHLPFSMDKAIAIVVAVPAAGFLVPLFLLLLIQAMSVSAAERSYEGKCRYLEGHNPFDHGCASNWYLTICAPLGPKYMAEAVWLQRVVGPDWVPRQNPHFPMCPSAHSPPDLPGPGSGPQSQPLGLNQPGKGPPGSGEAAALQELHASPVLPLLREAPRRGSAYLLTFRTGRCQEPPQPNLTS from the exons ATGGCAGACAGGGCTGCTGAAGGGCCCCTAGCCCCCACTCTCCTCAGCCTCTGTGATGTCACACTGCGACTTCTTTCCCTCCACCCTGGGCTgtggcttctgaggctgctgtggCCATGGGGCCCCTGGAGCCAGCAGTGGGGAGGGAGCCTGGGGGCCCTAGTCTCCCCTGGGGCCATGGGAGGTCCAGCCATGCCGCTCTTGAAGGAGCCCCATAGCCCGCCTCAGGCCCCACCGTCCTGGATCCTCCCGAGCCTATTTGCCGCCTTCAACGTGGTGCTGCTGGTCGTTTTCAGTGGCCTCTTCTTCGCATTCCC TTGCAGGTGGCTGGCCCAGAACGGGGAATGGGCCTTTCCCATCGTCACAGGCCTCCTCTTTATCCTCACCTTCTTCAGTCTCGTTTCACTCAACTTCTCAGACCCTGGCATCTTGCATCAAG GCTCCAATGAACAGGGCCCCACGATGGTGCATGTGGTATGGGTGAACCACAGGGCCTTCCGCCTGCAGTGGTGCCCTAAGTGCTGCTTCCACCGTCCGCCCCGGACCTACCACTGCCCCTGGTGCAACATCTGTGTGGAG GACTTTGATCACCACTGCAAGTGGGTCAATAACTGCATCGGTCACCGCAACTTTCGCTTCTTTATGCTGCTCGTCCTGTCACTATGCCTCTACTCAGGTGCCATGCTGGTCACCTGTCTGATCTTCCTGGTGCGCACGACCCACCTGCCGTTCTCCATGGACAAGGCTATTGC CATCGTGGTGGCTGTACCCGCCGCCGGCTTCCTGGTGCCactcttcctgctgctgctgatCCAGGCCATGTCGGTGAGCGCGGCCGAGCGCTCCTACGAGGGCAAG TGCCGATACCTGGAAGGACACAACCCCTTCGACCACGGCTGTGCCAGCAACTGGTATTTAACAATTTGTGCACCGCTGGGACCCAA GTACATGGCCGAAGCTGTCTGGCTGCAGAGAGTGGTGGGGCCTGATTGGGTGCCCAGGCAGAACCCTCACTTCCCGATGTGCCCCTCCGCGCACAGTCCCCCAGACCTCCCTGGGCCTGGGTCTGGCCCCCAGTCCCAACCTCTGGGTCTCAACCAACCAGGCAAGGGGCCCCCAGGGAGTGGTGAGGCTGCAGCCCTCCAGGAG CTCCACGCCAGCCCGGTGCTGCCCCTGCTGCGAGAGGCCCCCAGACGAGGCTCCGCCTACCTCTTGACCTTTCGCACTGGGAGATGCCAGGAGCCCCCGCAGCCGAACCTCACCTCCTGA
- the ZDHHC19 gene encoding palmitoyltransferase ZDHHC19 isoform X2, producing MADRAAEGPLAPTLLSLCDVTLRLLSLHPGLWLLRLLWPWGPWSQQWGGSLGALVSPGAMGGPAMPLLKEPHSPPQAPPSWILPSLFAAFNVVLLVVFSGLFFAFPWLAQNGEWAFPIVTGLLFILTFFSLVSLNFSDPGILHQGSNEQGPTMVHVVWVNHRAFRLQWCPKCCFHRPPRTYHCPWCNICVEDFDHHCKWVNNCIGHRNFRFFMLLVLSLCLYSGAMLVTCLIFLVRTTHLPFSMDKAIAIVVAVPAAGFLVPLFLLLLIQAMSVSAAERSYEGKCRYLEGHNPFDHGCASNWYLTICAPLGPKYMAEAVWLQRVVGPDWVPRQNPHFPMCPSAHSPPDLPGPGSGPQSQPLGLNQPGKGPPGSGEAAALQELHASPVLPLLREAPRRGSAYLLTFRTGRCQEPPQPNLTS from the exons ATGGCAGACAGGGCTGCTGAAGGGCCCCTAGCCCCCACTCTCCTCAGCCTCTGTGATGTCACACTGCGACTTCTTTCCCTCCACCCTGGGCTgtggcttctgaggctgctgtggCCATGGGGCCCCTGGAGCCAGCAGTGGGGAGGGAGCCTGGGGGCCCTAGTCTCCCCTGGGGCCATGGGAGGTCCAGCCATGCCGCTCTTGAAGGAGCCCCATAGCCCGCCTCAGGCCCCACCGTCCTGGATCCTCCCGAGCCTATTTGCCGCCTTCAACGTGGTGCTGCTGGTCGTTTTCAGTGGCCTCTTCTTCGCATTCCC GTGGCTGGCCCAGAACGGGGAATGGGCCTTTCCCATCGTCACAGGCCTCCTCTTTATCCTCACCTTCTTCAGTCTCGTTTCACTCAACTTCTCAGACCCTGGCATCTTGCATCAAG GCTCCAATGAACAGGGCCCCACGATGGTGCATGTGGTATGGGTGAACCACAGGGCCTTCCGCCTGCAGTGGTGCCCTAAGTGCTGCTTCCACCGTCCGCCCCGGACCTACCACTGCCCCTGGTGCAACATCTGTGTGGAG GACTTTGATCACCACTGCAAGTGGGTCAATAACTGCATCGGTCACCGCAACTTTCGCTTCTTTATGCTGCTCGTCCTGTCACTATGCCTCTACTCAGGTGCCATGCTGGTCACCTGTCTGATCTTCCTGGTGCGCACGACCCACCTGCCGTTCTCCATGGACAAGGCTATTGC CATCGTGGTGGCTGTACCCGCCGCCGGCTTCCTGGTGCCactcttcctgctgctgctgatCCAGGCCATGTCGGTGAGCGCGGCCGAGCGCTCCTACGAGGGCAAG TGCCGATACCTGGAAGGACACAACCCCTTCGACCACGGCTGTGCCAGCAACTGGTATTTAACAATTTGTGCACCGCTGGGACCCAA GTACATGGCCGAAGCTGTCTGGCTGCAGAGAGTGGTGGGGCCTGATTGGGTGCCCAGGCAGAACCCTCACTTCCCGATGTGCCCCTCCGCGCACAGTCCCCCAGACCTCCCTGGGCCTGGGTCTGGCCCCCAGTCCCAACCTCTGGGTCTCAACCAACCAGGCAAGGGGCCCCCAGGGAGTGGTGAGGCTGCAGCCCTCCAGGAG CTCCACGCCAGCCCGGTGCTGCCCCTGCTGCGAGAGGCCCCCAGACGAGGCTCCGCCTACCTCTTGACCTTTCGCACTGGGAGATGCCAGGAGCCCCCGCAGCCGAACCTCACCTCCTGA